The window aaatatatatttttgctttcCCCAACTGGTTATTGAATTTGCAGCAAAATGGTAAATTAGTGAATACAGTAAAAAAGCACCAAAGAAATACAAGTTAGTTGAAGGAGGGAATATAATTATTCAGAGTAATTCCATGAATTACAGGTCTAATCAACAAATAATTTCCCAAATGTTTTCTAGAAAAAAAGTAAGGTACTATATAATTTGGTTTTAATTCTGGAGAAAATAGAGACAGTGTCCAGTTGGTATGTTTAGATTTAATTCTTCCAAATAATTGCTAGTGTAACTAAGAGAGGCTTTTTGTAAGAGCAGAACATATGTGAAGAATAAAGCTGATAAATGGAACTATATTACAAGTGCTAACATGCACAAGGGACAGATCACAGGACAGTGGGTGGAAGCAGATAAAAATACTAATTCAAAGTCAATTTGGGTGGAGTCACATGAATGTATTGCATCCACATGCTGTATTGCTCAACTGAACAGGAAGAACATTTAACAATGCCAGACATGCCTGTGGCTTGAGTTTCTATATgagttgttttcagtttcatccTTTATTACCAGTGGTGTAGGAAGTTTTAAGATCCTTTTaagtaaaaaacacaatgtttcaAGCAAAAgttttgtgttgtattgtataTTCAAAATGCACGTAAAGTATAAAGGTATTCAGACAAGGCAGACAAATGTGCATCGTATGCGTTACGCAATTAACTTCAGTTACATCCCCAGTCTGCAGGAAGCCATTTGGCAGGAGAGACTAAAATCACTTATGAGGGGAGGATTCTGAGGCCCGATGATCCCAGGACTCTTGGCGTCTTTCCAAATATCCCACCTCCACTGACTGACTTCATTATGTAGTCCGACATCATTAGAGGCCTTGGTTATGAACAGCTAAAATTAAGTGTACATTGTATATACATTTTCTGCAAACAAATCTGAAGGTAGTAACTGATGGTGTTGCCCCggtcagtgtttctgaaatggTAAATTACAGGTATTCCTGCTAATCTGAAGTACATGCTCATCCAAAATGTACAAGGACACGTGGGGTAACTTGCTTATGCACGTGGCTTCCGTCATGCctcaacatttgttttcagtgtctcttTTGGCATTTCCCTACATCCTGTGCACCATTGAGGCACACCCAAACCGTGGATGCACAGTATAAACTTTAAGACAACTTCACTGAGTAAATCAACTCCAAATGCaactaaatcaaatacacagcCATGTTTGTAACCTTCGGACCTTCCTCTATCCTCTCCACCGTGAGACCGAGATTTCTGTGGTTTGTGGTTGATGGCAAGTTACCACTTTCTcagcctgtttgtctgtttgaatTTATTATTGCAACACCTTTTTTTAAACCTGTTGTCTTAGCCAGCTCACTTAAGAATAATGGTTTTAATCTTAATTAGGCTTTGAAATAAAAGAAcgagaaaaaaagaatttctaGGGTTCAGCAGTAGTTAGATTTAATTTGAATGCAGCAACAACTGCTGCAACAAACTACCACAAGTGTTTCACATGAAAGGAATGTTGCTGGGTTACTTGCGACAGGGTGGTACAGGCATACAGGTTGAAACGGTTGTCTCAGTGTAGTCGGAGTCCAGAGTTCCTTACCACACTACATATATCAGTTATGGTTTCAAGTGTCTTATCcagtcttgtgtgtgttttgtgtgtgatcCTGCTCCCGGCTGTTTGGggtgagttttattttggtacTTATTCATCAGGTTTAGGATGTTTAGGACTTCGTCAGTCATATGTCGACAGTCACCGAGCGAAGCCAACATGATCCACTCGAGTTACACTAGATAATAATCACATGTCACAGTTTAGTAACTGCAACTTTGACTTTACTTCTCGGGAGGATCACTGGCAGTGACACTTGTTGTCGAGTTTAATTCATCAGTTCATATTACATATGCTAACTCCTTAATCTCTCACCCTCCACCCACTCTTCAACATGACcctgtgttttatgtcttacagcTGATTACTGTAGCGGCTATAGGGGCACGGATGGTCTCTACCATGATCCTCTCCAATGTGGCTCACAGTATTGCTGTGGAGACCTGAACAAAATATACTGCTGCAGTGAACAGGAAAACCGTTTAtttcaagaaaataaagaaggaCATTTTGAAAGGTGTGCTCCTGTTTTGAACCCGTGTTTCTCTCTCCATGATTTAGagatgaaaaaatgtttaaaaatcaaTGTCACTTAAAAAACATGGTTTTCTAAAGCAGTTGCATCAGTTCACTGGCTCATTACCTCTgaatattctgtttttaaaaatatgattaCTTTAATCTTTATACTTCTAACAACGGctgttttctgtgctttttcCCCAGGCTTAGCAGCCGCCCCGTTATTTCTGCAATTATAGGGAGCATTGCAACTATTATTATACCCATTTTGGTCTGTGTGATTCTCatcatttgctgtgtgtgtccctgctgCTTGTTATACAAGAAGTGTCGAAAAAGACGCAACGGAATGCAGCAAAGTAGGACAAATTATTGGTTACAGTTTAGTTTGTGCAGGCTGCTATACTGTAAAACTCGATAATGCACTCACTATGCAGCTGATAACAATTACATTTAGGAAAAGTTCTACATTTTGGGGAAtacacttatttgttttcttgccatGAGTTAGATGATACCACTCCCATTTATGTACACTAGGCTAAATACGAAGTTAAGCCAGCAGCCGTGCTAACTTTTATATTTGTACTTCATTCATGTCGTGttgttttaaactgtaattACAGCGCAGTCAAGTGGGAAAAACAGTTCATGTCAGCCGCCTACATGTAACTCCAAGGCAGAGACATCAGGAAAATCTAACAGCAATGATATCTCCTACTtggtgaaaagaaatgaaaacaatctgtCGCCAGAGTGGTTGCAAATACACCAACAATGGCAGCTACATTAATGTAAAATCCAGCACTAACACTAATACAATCCATTTAGCTAATTTTATAGGGCCTTCACACTATTTGTGTCTCTATCACTTGGTAATGAGctgcaacacacaacaacaatgcAGCTAATTTAGGCTACTTATATAGTGTGACCTAAAGGTTAGCACTAGGGCTAACCATCTCAGAAAAATGTGTCAACACTCAAGTCGGAAATAAAGGGTGTTCTTTCCATTCTGCAGACCCTGTGTGAACACAGCGTTAGCAATAAGACCTGATGCAAGGGGAAATAGCTAATTTGGCTCCGACCAACGCAACAAAATCCAACCAAGCTGCACCTGTACAGCCCCACTATGTTTAATGCGTACAATCACAAATTGCTATTTTTTAAGCAGTTATGCATAGGCTTATCTCTTTACCTGTATCACTTGCTAGTCAACCAGTGTAGACTCCAGGAAGTCCTGACCAAGACATTGTCCAGTGCATAACCacctgtaaaacagaaaaaacacatgatatATGAAGCGTTACTTAGTGAgcttttagaggtgctggtaggtgaaTTTCTATTGGACTGAGCCTCtcaactcttggcaagaaagcaaatattgTACTGTATTTCCCAAAACTGAACTAATGTGAATCTAACTAAACTAAATCTATGACTTTACCTACAGCTGTGATAACCACCACTGTAGTGAACCCATCCCAGCTTCCACTCACACCCTTTGGATACGAGCCATCCCACCCAGGCTACCAGCCTGTACCTGCCCTGCATGGATATGGAGGCCCACCCATACCTACAGCACCACCACCTTCATACCTGGAATCTAGTGAGTTCTGTAAACTTCTGATTCCCATTAAGAGATCAGTGTTCGTGTTTCTTACCGACACTGACAGCAATACTCAGTTTTAAAGGACAGGTCTGGTgaaattctttttttgtcataccaAAACCAGAAATGAATTGGTCCAAGTATTATATAAAATTGAGTGCCCAGGTATTTTAGGAGATTATTTAGAATtcatttagacaaaaaaaaaaaaaaaatatatatatatatatatatatatttctgacaTGTCTTaaaagatttatgtcttcagtgGAATAGGCTTTGGGCTGAGAACAGCAGATGGGATAGAGAAGTATTGTCATTGAATATGTTGACAATAAccaaaataaagaataacacCTTTATTAGAAAACTGGGAAAGCAACACAATTATTCAGTAACAACAAaccaaatatttgtttttgtcttttcagcttATCCAGCTCACTCTCCAGTTCCATACCCTCAGGGGCAGCCGATgtaccccctcccccctcctggCCAGAATTATCCCCCGCCATCGCATTTAGACGAACTCGTACAGATGCCCTACAACCCCTCTTATAGGCCAAACCCCTGAACTAGATAGATAACCTGATCACTGCATGGTGGTTGTACCACTATTCCCATGGCAATGTGTGGATGATTGTGTGTATTGGATTGTGTTTATACAGCTTTGTGAGATGTCAAATTAATTACAACTGGTGAAATTTTATAGTAATGTATCCATGATTTAAACCAAACTACTAAAAATCTTTGCTGTAtcttgcagctgctgctttttatgtGTAGACCTATATGAAGAACTTCAGGAATTACTAGTTATTTAGTATCCAATTTTAAATGATGATCAATTTTAAATTGAAGTGTTGAATGTTGAAAAATTCTAAATTTCAGGAGAGAAATACAAgtatcaaacacacatttcaagtcaggagagacaaaaaacataaaaacaattattggataaaaaactgcaaatgccttaaacatgaacacaaaaatgAAGGCAATGTTTATTCAGAGAATTATTTCTCTGAAGAAATATCATTACACTGAGTTTATGTTTATTCTTGGACAACTGAGGAGTTTTGGGATTTCCTCCTATAAGAGGCAATTTAAACTGTTGTGTTGTAACTGTTGAAATTATGAGGAAACACTATTGATGCACTATTTAAAACAGCACTATGTAAGAAAATACAACTAAAATTTAATTAAGTGTTGTTTGTCATGGAGTGTTGTTcttgcagatgatgatgatgatgatgatgttgatgggttatgtgtttgactgtgtccCTGTGAGCTGGTgattcatgtctttattttaccTTGAAGTccaatttattttgtaataaaccCAAACTGCCACTAGAGGTCGCCTCTGCTCCACTTCTGTATATAAAAGGGAAACAGTGGAACACACTATGCTGCAAGCCGGTGTTACACAGTACTGTTATCAATCAGATTGTCttaaatgcaaaacaacaaacctaTGATTCTGACAAAAAGGCAGCCTCATTACGATTAAGCGCACTTCTATTTCTTGCAGAGGTCCAGGATTAAAAGCCCAGGTGACTGTATTTTAACCACCTGATGTACAGGATATGTGGTTGGCTGTCCTGTTTCATTTTGAGGGGGTAAATAAGAGGGTAATCCTCTAATGTCTTTAATTACTGTAATAAGatataatttttcaaaaattacACAGTACTTGCACTGAGTGAATCTACAGTGAGTAGAGTTAAGTTAAGTGAGTCGCATAGGTCTTATAAAACCAACAACATTTTTTGGGCTGTGTAACCTACAGCAATCTCCAGAGATAGTTAAGTACAACTCTTTGCTTTTTCAGCTCAAGTGAAGtacatttattctcttttaGGGATACTTGGATTATTAAAACTTACTTTTTTAAACTTACCTGAACCCATTTTGGTTTTGTGCTTGTACTTTAAGAAATTGTAATAGCTATAATAATACAAGGTTGATAATACCTATGGTGATTATCGCTTGTATGGAGTACTGTATAATACATACactttttattgattttaaataacTGCGACATGAAAAACCTTTCTAAAAGTTCTTATCTATTTCATAATAACACTGCAGATGAAGCAGAAAATTATGAAGAAATAGGCCTTCTTCACAGTAGACATTTTGGCTTGTAGCAGTATAGCACAGGTGTTAATAACATTAGATGACTCTGTTCTATCAGTGAACCAGCATGAACAATACCATGACCctgaaacttgtttttttttttaatttcgaAACTGTTTGCAATATGTTTCGCAACATGAGCAATTAGTCCATTTCACATGTGGTGAAATCCAATGATTTACTTTCTCTGGTTCCAGATTCTCTGGTTTTGTTTCTACTAATGCATCAAATAAATGGAGAAACTCTGTCATTTATGACATTGCTTCATGAATCATCACAATGAAATCCATAATGTTGTAGCTAAATATCAAAACCTACAGGCAGTGTGATAAAACCACTGCACTCGGTTTAGCCTCTTCCTTTGGGATCATGTGCAATAAAAGGCCAGAGTGGGCGTGCTTGCATTTAATCCAGTAATAACCATCACCACTCCCTCTTATGGAAACCTGCACTATCCATTAATCAATACGGTAATAGTGCTGACTGCGGCTATCTCAGTCATCGAAGTGACGGGGGACTAAAACGGGAAAAATGAACCTGCCCGTATGCTGCATGCCGTCTAAAATAAGCTCTCTCCTTGAAGTGTGGCTCAAACTGCTAATGAGCACTTGTGTAGGGATGCCAGAGTCACGGACAATGTGGCAGATAATCTTTACAGCCAGCCATCTTCGCCTTCATTCTCTACATCcctttcttctctgctctcctctgtccctccctctgaCTGTGCTCTCCACTGTCTGAAGGCTTTCTTGTCTGGCCTCCTGCCTGAGCTGCCATTAAGATGCTTTCAGCATTTTTCTCGACATCCCACACcattcctctcttccttttccttttcttctgctcTGTGGAATCCTCTGTGGTATTAATATCTCACATCGGAGCTGCCCAGTGCATAGATAATGGACTCACTGTGTTATTGAATATCAGTTTGATCAAGTTTTGCTGCTATGAGTCAGTGAGTTGTGCGTGGGAGCCACTGCTGACAAAAGCACAAACTCCCCAAAGTGTGCCTTTGCCCTGGCCAAGATGAGCCAAAGAGATACAGACATGCTGAACTTTCCAACATgcatggaaacacaaacagacatgacattatttatatttggatatttttaaaTCTGCTCCATTTGTAAGGATGAGTGATAAGAaatttccaacatttttttttccattactaAAGATATGAGATAACAAGGCTCCATTAAAAGGTACAAAATATTGAACTTGCAAAAGATTGAactgagttttgtttttattagctatGGTAACTGCTTGGCTTTATGTATAGCAGTGTGAAATATCTCATCCATCTATCTAATAGTCTAATCCATATaagtttgtacagacattcatggcccccagaggatgaatcctaatgactttatCGAATTCCTGACGTTTCTTTTACTGCCACTGTGAGGTTCATATCTGTAGTTTCTAGTAAAATGTCTAACCCTAACTGTTCCGAGCCCTGAAATTTGATACAGAAATTCATGTCACACTCAGGATAAATTGTAATCACTTTGGTAATCGCATCatgaaagttttatttattccagTGCTTTGGTATATTCACCAATATACATAAACCGAcagcattcccatcagcctctgctgtactttgtgtttagtgctaataagcaaatgttagcatgataacacGCTAAACATCAGCACGCATTGTCATTGATAACATGTCAGTGTTAGCATTCTGCACAAAGCACCACTCATAAAACCCCTGGCATGGCTGTAGCCTGTTATcaaaatatgttgtttaatCAGAGGAACGCACAGCTCACTGAAAAAAGAGGTCATCCTCAGCACCACACAACAAGAGGACAGAGTTATGTTcaatcaaaaccaaaaaaatcatGGACAGAATTTTTGAATTAGATTTTTGTCTCTTGTAGTTTATTCATGAAGCTGCAACCTGACTTCATTCATGAAAGAATAACTGGTTCAACATGAGTCAGAAACTGAAaattcttcagtttttttctttcttttaaatatcACATAGGTGCAGCAGGGGGCACAGACTGTTTGACACCAGAAGCGGGTCCATGATGCCAGTCAGATCACATGAGAGGGATTCAACCTCATCCTTCCAGAAACCTGGTGTGTGTAGACATTGATGATagttcacagagacacagttaTTGATATATACAGAATTTGTGTCCTCATTTTGATTTTCCAATGCCACCTCACCTGTGTATTCCTGGCCCAAGCAAGTCAGACCCTTTGGGTaagttcaaaaataaatatattgatgTAGCACTTTTAGACACAAGAAAATGTATAACACTTGATTGAGAATCCAAATCGGTGTCGTATTGTACACcgattgtattgtattgtaatattgttgtatttgtatttacttCTGCAGGTAAAAATAGTTTTGGGCGGGTTGTGATATTTTGGCTACTTTTTGTATCATTTGGGCAGTTTCCACTAATGTTACGTTAGGCTATATTCCAATAAATTggttcctcctctcttctaatTAGTTTGATTGAGACTGAAAGGGGGACAATAGGCTTTGCTTAACATACAAAGTAAGATAATTGATGACGAACAAAACCAAATATCATTTCAGTAAATTACAATGAGGCTGaaacttattttcttctactcaAATGATTATTTGGTTATAGCtctgtgataaaaatgacatctgTTCCTATAAGTGAAAacttttaaagtttaatgtgACATTATCCAAGACTGtagagaaaaaacattaaaatactgtatacataAAAGAACTCTCCTAAATGAATTTGGCTACTTCTATGATGACTGGGCAGGTTCTGGGGCTGaggttatttattattttcattattgattcatcttctgattattttcttaattaatcaattaattattcaaaCTTTTGATCaatgaaatgccaaaaaatattatataaatattaatataaaaaataggCCCATCACAACATCTGGTCCAAGGTGACgtctatatgtgtgtttttgtccaaccaacaatAAAAACCCAGagatgttcagtttacaatgatataaaactcACATTGGAGAAGCTGTAACCTAAGAATCTGACTGGGCTATTTTTTGTCAGCCACATGTCGCACCACAGATCTGAACCTACAATACCTCACTGGCTTATTGAAATCCCCAAGTTGCATCCCTCTTGACAACCAAAGTTGAAACTAACCTATCCAAATTAGAGAGCTACAAAAACTGCAAGAATAACACCTTCCTGAAAAACCTGTACACTGAATATTTCACCTGTTTGTGTCGTTGCAACTGTTGTGTGTGGGGTTTATTGTGCGGAACAGTTGAGTTGACTCACTGACAGCTGCACACAGATTGACTCgagagaaacagaaatcagctggttaaaacagagcagctgtggaTGTAGTCGCCTCTCACGGACACAATGCAGAGAGGGCATAACAGAGACAGACTGGCATACTGTTGTTCGAGATATCTGCTTATAGAATACAGAATTATATTTGATATGGTTTTCCTGTTTATGCCCCTCTTTCACAGCTCATACATTTCTCCCACTCCGCCTTTTCAGAAGAGCTAAAGGTCTGTAATAAAGTTTCCTGGGTCACTGTGCACATTTCAGCCCCTTTTGTCTCCCAGATTTATTCCAGATCGCAGCCACCAGAAGTCAAATGTCAGGCCTGTCAGTCCTtgaataaaagattttttttattcagtagcTTTTTAACTTCCAAGTTTGTACCTCAGTCTTTCCCCTTTATGCTCCTCAGATCTACAAGCACCTGCAGCAACGAGTGGCCCCAGAAGGAGGCAGTTTGGACCGTGTGAACTCCACTGATAAAACAGTCTGCTGtcttttcaccctctctctctctattcaaTAGCCTCCAAGTATCTTGACAACCTTGCCTGGTATTTTGGCAGCAGTCCCTTGAGTGTTGATGTCAgctgagagaggggagggagggagggagggagggaggatggggTGGCTTtgggggtgaggaggggagggcgggctgaaagagagagaggagggggaggaggagtgagCGGGCTATTCAAGGCActtgtcctctgtctccctctgagCATAGAAGAGGGGGAGGCGCACATGCATtgagagaaacacactcacacacacatactagtAGCGGCCACATTTTCACAGCCTGCTCTCCAGACTGACAGCAGCAAACGGAGTTGAGAGCCAGCACGACACAGagcaagggagggagaggaataGAGGACTGGAAACAAGACAGACAtccacagaggagagggaggaagaggagacttACACAGgatttgcctctttttttttctcctttagcTCTCTGGGAGCTAGAAAGGGAATCTGCCCTGTTCTCTTCTTGATCTCAACTTGCTCTGCTAAAGGACCTGCACCCTGCTATGGCAGCCCCGGTGGGACATGGGAACATTGTTTCCCCCTCATCTTGCTCCTCTCATCGCTGGACTACCCTCCTCTGGGTACTGTTGACCCTTTCAAGTCAAGTCTGGGGCTTCAACCTGGATACTACCCACACTCTACATAAGTTTGGAGACCGTGGCACCTTTTTTGGTTTCTCTCTAGCACTTCACCAACAGCTTACCCCAGAGTCTCAGAGCTGGTGagtgggtgaatgtggcattGAGCTTGTCTTGTGTGTCCTGTGTGATTGTGACTTTTTGGTGCACCTTACATACTTGTATTTTGTAtctgcacctgcacctgcaaCATAGTATACGAAATGCTCCCTATGCcatgaattttctttttaaaaagctggaaTTTTATCTGTGTGGCTGCTACAGTCAGCGTTTCTATGCTGCACCAATCCTTAGACCTGCTAAATCATTGCTACACTAATAACTCTGAAATGGGTGCTGGGTGAGTTTTAGCATGTTTGTGTGAGCCCTCTCTACATGGCTCACACAAACATGCTAAAACTCACCCAGTAGCTTGAGCTCTGAGTTAGCCTAATAGATGATGATTTACAGTAAGTGGAGAGTGGATGAGAGTAGGTTTGCTGAGTCAGCAGGGATTTCTGTAAAAGGGATAAAATGGTTTTTAAGTGATTTTTCTGGAGCAGATCAGGTCTGATGACAAAGATGCTTTGATGGGACA is drawn from Seriola aureovittata isolate HTS-2021-v1 ecotype China chromosome 2, ASM2101889v1, whole genome shotgun sequence and contains these coding sequences:
- the LOC130182482 gene encoding protein shisa-5-like; translation: MVSSVLSSLVCVLCVILLPAVWADYCSGYRGTDGLYHDPLQCGSQYCCGDLNKIYCCSEQENRLFQENKEGHFERLSSRPVISAIIGSIATIIIPILVCVILIICCVCPCCLLYKKCRKRRNGMQQTVITTTVVNPSQLPLTPFGYEPSHPGYQPVPALHGYGGPPIPTAPPPSYLESTYPAHSPVPYPQGQPMYPLPPPGQNYPPPSHLDELVQMPYNPSYRPNP